In Posidoniimonas corsicana, the genomic window GGTCGAACGGGAACTCCAGCTCGGCCGGGTCGAGCACGTGGCACACGATCACGTCGTGCCGGCGGTGGCGGAAGTGCTTCAGCCCGGCCAGCATGCTGTCGACATCGTCGAACAGGTCGCTGAACACAAACACCACCCCGCGGCGGCTGAGCCGCTCGGCCAGGTCGTGGAAGATGGGGCCGGTGGCGGTCTTCTCGCGGGCGTCAACTCGCTCCATCTCGGCCAGCAACTGGTTCAGGGTCGCCGGGCTGCTGCTGGGCCGCATCACCCGCCGCACGCGGTCGTCGAACGTAGCAAGCCCCACCGCGTCCTGCTGGTGCAGCACCAGGTACGCCAGCGCGGCGGCGGCTGTCTGGGCGTACTCAAGCTTGGACATCGGGGCGCCCTCCGAGGGCTTACGCCCCCGGCTCTCGCCTGCGCCGCTCTGGTAGGTCATGCTCTCCGACTGGTCGAGCACGAGGTACGCGATGAGGTTGGTCTCTTCCTCGTACTGCTTGAGGTACACCCGGTCGGTCTTGCCGAACACCTTCCAGTCGACAAACCGCAGGTCGTCGCCGGGCGCGTACTCGCGGTGCTCGGCGAACTCGATGCTGAACCCCTGGAACGGGCTGCGGTGCAGGCCGGCCACGTACCCCTCAACAATATGCTCCGCGCGCAGCCGCAGCCCCTTGAGCTTGGCCAAGACCGCGGGGTCGAGGAAACGTTTTGAGGTGGGGGTAGTGGGCATTCAGTGAAGGAGTTCAGG contains:
- a CDS encoding DUF58 domain-containing protein, with the protein product MPTTPTSKRFLDPAVLAKLKGLRLRAEHIVEGYVAGLHRSPFQGFSIEFAEHREYAPGDDLRFVDWKVFGKTDRVYLKQYEEETNLIAYLVLDQSESMTYQSGAGESRGRKPSEGAPMSKLEYAQTAAAALAYLVLHQQDAVGLATFDDRVRRVMRPSSSPATLNQLLAEMERVDAREKTATGPIFHDLAERLSRRGVVFVFSDLFDDVDSMLAGLKHFRHRRHDVIVCHVLDPAELEFPFDQPTLFKGLEQAGDILADPARLREAYKTEFDAFTTAVATGCRSQGADYLQLRTDQPLDAVLHRFLAARQQRVR